The window CTCCAGACATTCATCACCTATGAATCTTTATCTGGCCCAGGCTTTAGCTAAAATGGAAAATACAGAGTCTGCCAACGTTACAGCATCCGGAATGGGAGCTATCACTTCGGTTTTGATGCAGGTATGTAAAAGTGGTGACCATATTATTTTCAAGCAGAACTATTTATGGAGGAACCTATGCTTTCCTTAAAAACTTTTTACCACAATTCAATGTAGCGACTACTTTTGTGGATATCAATAATTTTGACTCTATAGAAGCTTCTATTACTCCCAATACAAAAGTGATCTATTGCGAAAGTGTAAGCAACCCTCTACTTGAAGTAGCAGATCTTAGAAAGCTTTCTGAAATCTGTAAAAAGCATAATTTAAAACTGATTGTAGACAATACATTCTCTCCACTTTCTATTTCTCCACAATTATTTGGAGCGGATGTTGTGATCCATAGTTTAACAAAATTCATCAATGGAAGCAGTGATACTGTCGGAGGCGTATATTGCAGCTCTCAGTCATTTATTGATGATACTAAAAATGTAAACTCCGGGGCATGTATGCTATTGGGGCCTACAATGGACAGCTTAAGAGCATCCAGCATCCTTAAAAACCTGAGAACCCTTCATATCAGAATAAAACAACATAGTCACAATGCTCTCTATCTTGCGGAAAGATTTGAACAGGATGGTTTAAAAATATCTTATCCGGGATTACCTTCTCATAAAAATCATGAACTGATGAAGAGCATGATTGATGAAGAGTACGGATTCGGAGGATTATTAACACTGGATGCAGGAACTACAGAAAAAGCCAACGAACTAATGGAAATGATGCAGACTGAAAACCTTGGTTATCTGGCGGTAAGCTTAGGTTTCTATAAGACCCTGTTCTCTTGCTCAGGAAAATCTACTTCATCCGAGATTCCGGAAGAAGAACGTGCATCAATCGGTATTTCTGATGGATTAATCAGATTTTCTATCGGCTTGGATCACGACATCAAAAGAACCTACCATAAAATGAAAGAATGTATGCTGAAAGTAGGAGTTCTTAACCATGAAAACATCTCTATATCCTAAATTTTATTGTACAAAAGAAGGCTATTTCCTTGAAACAGCCTTCTTTATTTTTATTTCAGAGCTCCAATACTGTTTTTTACTATAACTAATCTGTGAGAGTTAGAAGCAACCTTGCAATGTCAAATATTTTTAGGTTTTAGCTAAAGCCAATGGAATTTTTGCTTTTATTGTAAATGGACTAAAGTCCATTTCTATTGAATCCATTTTTATGTACTCAATAATAAAAATACATTTTATCATTCCAAAATAGGTAAAAATCTGCGTAATCCGTGAGAAAATCTAACCACCATCAATTTTATTGGAGATAAAATCCTACTTGCGCCTTATAACATACAGTATAAAAAATCTCCGCGCCTTAGCGTTTTCCAACAAAAAGTTGAAAGGAACCCCAGAGCAGGCAGCTAGTTATTTTTGTAATAATGATGTGGAAACGCATCCTCAGGCTTCATCCTGAAAACATTCAACAGAACCCAGGATTTCAGGAATCCGTATCCATAAGAAAACATCTGAATATAGGTAGAAATCACCGCCATTCCGGCAATACTGATATTCTTAGTCAACAATAAAGCATGGAAAAATACCAGAAATGTATACAATCCATAGAAAGCAAGAATAAATCCTTTTCCTAAAATAAAATATTCCATAAATCCCATGATATATCCTAACATAAATAAAGTAGGAAATGCAAAGGATATTTTTACATAGTCCGGATGCCTTTGATTAAGAATCGGTCTTGCACAGCCAAACTGATACACCTGCTTGGAGAATTTCCCAAAGTCTACTCTACGTTTATGATACACTGCAATATCATCAAAAAAAGCAGTAGTAAATCCGTTTTCCCAAAGGGTCATCGATAAGTCCGGATCCTCTCCTATTCTCATTTCAGAAAAACCGCCTACTTTCTCAAAAACCGCTTTTTTCACCCCCATATTAAAACTTCTGGGCTGAAATTTTGAAACCGCTTTCTTGCTTCCTCTGATTCCTCCCGTCGTAAAAACAGAAGTCATGGAATATGAAATTGCTTTTTGCATCAGATTAAAACCCTTATGAGCTTTATCTGCTCCTCCAAATGCATCACATGGAATGATCTGAATATCTTTTTTAATATGTTCGATATAATCCTTTTCAACAATCACATCACTGTCTACAAATACCAGCCATTCATGAGCAGCTCTCTTGGCACCATAATTTCTAGTAAGCCCCGGCCCGGAATTATCTTTCCTGAAATACTTAATATCGAGAATCTCTTCGAAATTCTTGATGGTAGGCTTCAGATCAATAATTGAACCATCATCCACGATA of the Chryseobacterium capnotolerans genome contains:
- a CDS encoding glycosyltransferase encodes the protein MKPSISIIVAIYNRKDELFELLTSLTQQTDKEFEIIIVDDGSIIDLKPTIKNFEEILDIKYFRKDNSGPGLTRNYGAKRAAHEWLVFVDSDVIVEKDYIEHIKKDIQIIPCDAFGGADKAHKGFNLMQKAISYSMTSVFTTGGIRGSKKAVSKFQPRSFNMGVKKAVFEKVGGFSEMRIGEDPDLSMTLWENGFTTAFFDDIAVYHKRRVDFGKFSKQVYQFGCARPILNQRHPDYVKISFAFPTLFMLGYIMGFMEYFILGKGFILAFYGLYTFLVFFHALLLTKNISIAGMAVISTYIQMFSYGYGFLKSWVLLNVFRMKPEDAFPHHYYKNN